The Erythrobacter sp. Alg231-14 genome has a segment encoding these proteins:
- a CDS encoding DUF721 domain-containing protein, which translates to MGSDTEKPAKKSPAKRTARKVAKPYERPRGRGAKAIGDLTPDIGRTAFRRFGFVQSSVVTRWPEIVGPVQSRVCAPEAIRFPPGEKSEGILQLVVTPAHAPLVQQVVPEIIERVNRFFGYNAVARVKIRQGVVKPPPADSKPKPPPSLKPIPMELGDSLRDIGDPELRTVLESLARSMGDEDKKEGET; encoded by the coding sequence ATGGGAAGCGACACCGAAAAACCGGCGAAGAAATCGCCCGCAAAGCGCACGGCGCGCAAGGTTGCAAAACCGTATGAACGCCCGCGTGGTCGCGGTGCGAAGGCGATTGGCGACCTAACGCCGGATATCGGCCGCACAGCGTTTCGTCGGTTTGGCTTTGTCCAAAGTTCGGTGGTGACGCGCTGGCCAGAAATCGTAGGCCCCGTGCAATCGCGCGTCTGCGCACCCGAAGCGATCCGATTCCCACCCGGTGAAAAATCCGAAGGCATCCTGCAACTGGTGGTGACACCTGCTCATGCGCCCTTGGTTCAACAAGTTGTCCCAGAGATTATTGAGCGAGTGAATCGGTTCTTTGGATACAATGCGGTCGCGCGCGTCAAAATCCGGCAAGGTGTGGTTAAGCCGCCACCTGCTGATAGCAAACCGAAACCGCCGCCATCGCTCAAACCCATTCCGATGGAGTTGGGGGACAGCTTGCGCGACATCGGGGACCCAGAATTGCGCACCGTGTTGGAATCGCTGGCGCGCAGCATGGGCGACGAGGACAAGAAAGAGGGCGAAACGTGA
- a CDS encoding DsbA family protein, which yields MRKQFLGAALAIGAFALTMTDAPLALAQSNSSGSLSNPESSFSRGDRRAAWHAEVERTERGYRIGNPDAEAALIEFISYTCGHCATFAREGEGALDLALLAPGLMTVEVRPVIRNGIDLTVSLLVQCGAPEGFKDRHRLFLMQQDTWLNKARTAPQSQQAIWARGDQAARLNAARALDLDDMLAERGMSMSDINTCLSDNQAALTLIQNGNADRAEFAVPGTPSFALDGELLTDVHSWAGLYPVLAERFHPDNAAD from the coding sequence GTGAGAAAGCAGTTTTTAGGGGCGGCACTGGCGATCGGTGCGTTTGCACTGACAATGACCGACGCTCCACTGGCATTGGCGCAATCCAATTCCTCCGGCAGTTTGAGCAATCCCGAAAGCAGCTTTTCACGCGGAGATCGCCGCGCCGCATGGCATGCTGAAGTGGAACGGACAGAGCGTGGCTACAGGATCGGCAATCCCGACGCCGAAGCCGCTTTGATCGAGTTCATAAGCTACACTTGCGGTCATTGCGCCACCTTTGCCCGCGAAGGTGAAGGAGCATTGGACCTCGCTTTGTTGGCGCCGGGGTTGATGACTGTCGAAGTGCGCCCTGTAATCCGCAACGGTATCGATCTTACCGTATCCTTGCTGGTTCAATGCGGCGCGCCAGAGGGTTTCAAAGACCGTCACCGCTTGTTCCTAATGCAGCAAGACACATGGTTGAATAAAGCGCGCACCGCGCCGCAGTCGCAGCAGGCGATTTGGGCGCGCGGCGACCAGGCCGCTCGATTGAACGCCGCGCGGGCTTTGGACTTGGATGATATGTTGGCGGAACGCGGCATGTCGATGTCGGACATCAACACGTGCCTATCGGATAACCAAGCTGCCCTTACCCTTATCCAAAACGGCAATGCGGATCGGGCGGAATTTGCCGTACCCGGCACACCCAGCTTTGCCTTGGATGGTGAATTGTTGACCGATGTGCATTCATGGGCGGGTCTTTACCCGGTCTTGGCAGAGCGTTTTCACCCCGACAACGCGGCCGATTGA
- a CDS encoding thioredoxin domain-containing protein yields MNTARTVLKFSFAAPLALALAACGGGADGELESDAIEAIAAPDGTNWGETVTVSDEDGYILGNPDAPLKLIEYASHTCGACANFSQTGKPSIKEYVATGVVSFEQRNLVRDPIDLTIATLVRCGADANVQALSDQAWGNFNEIMGAAQANGAQLEIANELPGDQRLGEFARITGLTEFFAARGLSRAQQSACLADVETIETIRTNSSTQAEELNILATPTFILNGRKLDVNQWRDLEPILQRAGARSE; encoded by the coding sequence ATGAATACGGCCCGCACTGTTTTGAAATTCTCCTTTGCTGCTCCTCTCGCTCTCGCATTGGCCGCATGCGGCGGCGGTGCCGATGGCGAATTGGAGAGCGATGCGATCGAAGCAATCGCCGCACCCGACGGCACAAATTGGGGCGAAACTGTCACGGTAAGCGACGAAGATGGTTACATCCTCGGCAACCCCGATGCGCCGTTGAAATTGATCGAATACGCGTCTCACACATGCGGGGCCTGCGCAAATTTCTCTCAAACCGGCAAACCGTCGATCAAAGAATATGTCGCAACCGGCGTCGTCAGCTTTGAACAGCGCAATTTGGTTCGCGACCCGATCGACCTCACCATCGCCACCTTGGTCCGCTGCGGTGCCGATGCCAACGTACAGGCGCTTTCGGATCAGGCATGGGGCAACTTTAACGAGATTATGGGTGCGGCCCAAGCCAATGGTGCTCAATTGGAAATCGCCAACGAATTGCCGGGCGATCAACGGCTCGGTGAATTTGCACGGATCACAGGTCTGACCGAATTCTTCGCCGCGCGGGGCCTTTCGCGGGCGCAGCAATCCGCCTGTTTGGCCGATGTTGAAACGATCGAAACGATCCGCACAAATTCCTCCACGCAAGCGGAAGAATTGAACATCCTCGCCACGCCGACCTTCATTTTGAACGGTCGCAAATTGGACGTGAACCAATGGCGCGATCTTGAACCGATCCTGCAACGCGCCGGCGCCCGTTCGGAATAA